Genomic window (Alkalispirochaeta americana):
ACAACCTCCGGTTCTTCCGCAGCCGCAGCGGGAACCGGATCATCCTGGACGACACTCCCGGGGCTGAGAAACTGCAACTGCTCTCCCCCGACGGCGCTTCGCGATTCGAGATTCTCCCTGACCAGGAGCTGATCAATCTGGAGAGCGATGGGGATATCACCATCGCAGCGGGGGGGAACCTGCTGATCGAGGCCGAGACGATCCGGGCCGAGGCCTCGTCGTCGATGGAGGTTGCTTCACAGGATCTGGAGATGGCGGCCGATAGCGGTGATCTGTCCCTGGACGCATCGGGATCTCTTGGCGTTGATGCCAGAGAGATTGCACTGAATTAGGGGGACGGCATGATCAGCTACCGCGACCGGGAAGCGCTTTTTCGCCGATACTACGATCCCCGGGATAGTGTCCAGCGTGACACCTACCGGCGGCCGGAGCAGCGTCGTCACGCCACCCTTGGCATTGTTGAGGATACCCGGGACCCGAAAAATCTGGGGCGGGTGAAGGTCCATATGCCGTTGCTGGCTCCCGATGCCCGCACCTGGGTTCCTTTGGTGCGGCCCTATGCGGGGGCCTGCCAGGGGGTGTGGGCACCCCCCGAGGCTGGTGATTATCTGTTGATCGGGTTTATCCAGGGAGATCCATCGGTACCGGTCGCTCTGGGGTCCTGGTATGGCCCCGGAAAGCACGGGCCTGTTACGGAGAATCCCGGCAACGATTTGAAGGTGATGACCTCCAAAAGCGGGTTTCGGGTGGAGGTGCGCGATAGCGCCGGGGAGGAGCGGATTGTCCTGTCGGCCCGGGAGGGGGCGATGCGGATCGAGATCTCGCCCCGGGGTATTTCGGTGGTGAACGACCGGGGTGATATCAGGATTGCCTGCCGGACCTTGCAGATGTCGGGCGAGGCGGTGCGGGTCGCTGCGAAGGATTCGGTCTTCCTCAGAGGATCAAGGACGGTGGCTGTCTCCTGCCAGAACGGGGCTCTCCACGCCGGGGGTGCTGTCTCCTGGACCGGTGGATCGGTGGCGCTCCAGGCCAGCGCCGGCGTGACCGCCGAGGGGCGCCAGATCGCCCTGCGCGATGACCAGGTGGTGGGGATCGATTTCCACGATATCCGGGTTCCCTCAAGCAGTGGCACAAGTACCGTTCCCCAGGTGCCCCACCCTTACCTGGGCAGACTTTCGGATTCCCTTTCGGGCGATGTAAAGGTGAACTCCCGCGATGCCGCCACCAAGGGAAGCAAGAGTGTATACAACACGCCGGGCCATTTTCCCATGCCTCCGGGGGTGAAGTTCAAGAAGAAGCCCAGCAACGAGGGCACGGTGAGTTCTGCCACCACGCCGTCGGTGAAGATCAA
Coding sequences:
- a CDS encoding phage baseplate assembly protein V translates to MISYRDREALFRRYYDPRDSVQRDTYRRPEQRRHATLGIVEDTRDPKNLGRVKVHMPLLAPDARTWVPLVRPYAGACQGVWAPPEAGDYLLIGFIQGDPSVPVALGSWYGPGKHGPVTENPGNDLKVMTSKSGFRVEVRDSAGEERIVLSAREGAMRIEISPRGISVVNDRGDIRIACRTLQMSGEAVRVAAKDSVFLRGSRTVAVSCQNGALHAGGAVSWTGGSVALQASAGVTAEGRQIALRDDQVVGIDFHDIRVPSSSGTSTVPQVPHPYLGRLSDSLSGDVKVNSRDAATKGSKSVYNTPGHFPMPPGVKFKKKPSNEGTVSSATTPSVKINGKEAAVLGSMVTTCNDPRDQETCSIIAAGAAVKLPILLPGMDRERFEQDGGTVFNTGDPLAGPDALERAREPRSLDGPGWSQSRSMRGDEVNLSVSITGAPEGEPVMLSIFREDQGDVPVAKVPGRNQAGTVTVSWRPGVPDDREDREEASLFFRATAYRCQAVESGIMTVEKPKPLFSELRWELAEHDEDGRETGR